Part of the Canis lupus dingo isolate Sandy chromosome 14, ASM325472v2, whole genome shotgun sequence genome, TGAAGTGTTTTGCCATGGGAGCGAAAGCTCACTCTTAAAAGGTGACGGACGTCAGAACTATCCCGAAAAGGAAAAGAGTCATGCGGCACGTTTGCTAGTTTCCCTTCTGCCTCCCAGCGTCTGATGGGTCCCCAGTACCATCCTTGTTTCGCGAGTTTTTTCAGCTCCCCTGTAAGGCTTGTCACGACCATGGGACCACTGCTCTGCATGGAGTCATACACTCTAGCGACCCCAGGGGCAGAATTAGGGTCAAAATTCAAATGACAGGGCATACTTTCAGCCACGTGGGCATCTGTGCCGGTGAGCCCAATGAAGTTCCTTTGGATTTGACTGGTCTGCATTGGAGAGACCAACGCACAACGGTGAgagtgcggggcggggggggggggggcgtcgtTATGACTTGCTCTGGGGCTCTGCCACTTGACTCCTGTGGTGCCAATCATCAAGCCGTTCACCGCCTGATCCACAAAGATCTCCGGGGCCACCACGAGGTCCTGCTCTACCTGATTCTCGTCTTCGGCAAAGGAGCTGCCTCCCACTTGCAGAGGGACCGCAGACACTTCCGTGGGAGAAGAAGCGTCCAGACTATAGGTACGCGGTCCTTCCGAAGGGTGCATCCCCTCATCTAAAGGCACGGTGTACTGAGTGTAGGCCTGGGCCATAAGTCCGATAACTACAGGCACATGTTCGTCCAGGTGAAGATGCAAGTCTCCATTCTGAGATTCCGAATTCTTCAGCGAGTTGCTGTGTT contains:
- the LOC112665335 gene encoding LOW QUALITY PROTEIN: suppressor of cytokine signaling 6-like (The sequence of the model RefSeq protein was modified relative to this genomic sequence to represent the inferred CDS: inserted 1 base in 1 codon; substituted 1 base at 1 genomic stop codon), which codes for MKKISLKTFRKSFNLNKSKEETDFMVVQQPSLGSDFGKDDSWFGNCYGKDKASCGITNEDEKGGKGRSKSKSLMGTLKRRLSAKQRQKGKGSTRSGSSADEDTFSSSSAPLVFKDVRAQRRIRSTSLRSHHYSPSPGPLRPTNAEDTCIKMEVRVKALVHSSSPSPALNGXRKDFHDLQADSVCQEHSNSLKNSESQNGDLHLHLDEHVPVVIGLMAQAYTQYTVPLDEGMHPSEGPRTYSLDASSPTEVSAVPLQVGGSSFAEDENQVEQDLVVAPEIFVDQAVNGLMIGTTGVKWQSPRASHNDAPPPPAPHSHRCALVSPMQTSQIQRNFIGLTGTDAHVAESMPCHLNFDPNSAPGVARVYDSMQSSGPMVVTSLTGELKKLAKQGWYWGPIRRWEAEGKLANVPHDSFPFRDSSDVRHLLRVSFRSHGKTLHTRIEHSNGRFRFYXQPDVERRTSIVDLFF